Genomic segment of Arachis stenosperma cultivar V10309 chromosome 4, arast.V10309.gnm1.PFL2, whole genome shotgun sequence:
ccgagttgttcGGCTGAGGAGTTGCCGAATCTGTCATAGTCATCATGGCTCGGTATGACCTTTTTCGTGCCGAGTTTGTGCATCCTCCACCTGCAAAACCACCAgaaatacaatttattattcGGCGGGGTGGGTTGTTATCATTTTCTACCTTTCGCCCCTTATCTCAGGGGTTGTCGATTGTTTTTTGTTGGTGACCGAGGCTTTCGGTGTTTTTCCTTTGACTTCGTGTATCGACGTATTTGTCCAGCAGCCCCTGGCGTGCTAACTTTTCAAGCACGTCCTTTGCTATCACGCAATCGTCCGTCGTGTGGCCGTGTTTTTGATGGAAAGCACAGTACTTTGATTTGTCCACGTGTCTCTGGTCCTGGTAGGTGCCGGCCCTGCTTGGTGGTTTGATGAGTTTGGAGTGTAGTATATCCTTCACTATGTCCTCTCTTTTTGTGTTAAAGGGAGTGTATGTGTCGAACTTGGGTGTTAGTCTGAATGGCCTTTGATCTGTCCTGTTGGCTGGGTGTCTGCTTCGCCTGTCTTCCTCCCTGTTTTGTGTGGGTTTTTCTGCTCTTCTGAGTGCTCGAAGTTCCTCTACTTCAATTTGGGTTGTAGCCTTTTCTCGGAATTCGGCCAGGGTTCTAGGTTTTGCTATGACAATGGATTCTTGGAATTTCCCAGGGCGGAGGCCGCTTTTCAGGGCATGGAGATGGACTTCGGGGTTCAGGTTGGGTATCTCATTAGTTGCTTCTGCGAATCTGGTCATGTAGTCTTTTAGACTTTCGTTTGGTCCCTGTTTAATTGTGCTCAGGTAGTCTGAGTTATGGACGTAGATTTTTGAGGCAGCGAAGTGGTTGATGAATTGGTCGGCCAACTCGTCAAAACTTGAGATGGAGCCTTCGGGTAAATTGGAAAACCAGATGAGTGCGGCTCCGTCTAAGAAGGTCGGGAAGGTTCGGCATAAAATAGGGTCGGATTCCTTATTCATGAACATCATAGTGTAGAATTTGGTTACGTGGACATTTGGATCTCCTATTCCGTTGTAAGGTTTTAAGGTTGACGGTAGTGTAAGGTTTTCGGGCATTTTGAAGTTCATGACCGATTTTGTGAAAGGGTTGGTTCTTTTGACTATGGTTTTTGTCGTTTTGGGTGTGGTTTGCTTGGTCTCGGAGGAGTGCTCGTTGTTGTCTTCCTCTTGTTCGGCATTTTTGCGTTCGCCTTTCGCGTGATTGTGCTCCATCTGACGCAGGAGCTCGGCCATCCTTTGGTTCTCGGCCTTGAGGGCCTCATTAATTGCTAATATCTCCTGTGGGTTGACGTCGGAGGGAGCGCGGCTGTGTTCGTCTGCCATTGTTTGTGTCCTGCAAGACAGAGGAGATAAAAAATGCACGGggtaaagaagaaaaaatgggGTTAAGTAAATCgggccccacggtgggcgccaaatGTTCCCGTGCGGGAGTCGGCTCCGAGGTATAGCACACTCCTAGCAATACACAGGCTAGCTTTCCTTGGAGCGGATGAGGGGGGAACGTCGTCTTCTTCTGGAGAGGCGGCGTTGGGTACCTGAAAAGGGACTCCAATGCTCAAGTAAGTATGAGTATAAGAGAGTTTAGAGGGAAAATCAGTGTGAATAGCGTACCTACaacttgagtgtgtatctcgtATATATTGGGGTTTGTTGAGGGTGGTTATGCGGATTTGTTGGGTTGGATGAGGTCTTCATCCGTTGTGTTCCTTGATTCTCGGAGTTTGAGGAGAGATTTTGGGAGAGTTTAGTTCAGTTCCGAGTCtattgtttatttgttttctcctAACGGATCAGTATTCatctttaatattaattttatagttttaatatgttacaatattaattttttatcgtgtttatttataatgataatttgtagttttattttttttttaatatttatagcATTTCTCGTtatctataattttttatttcaattacgTTTTCGATTGCTCGAACCAAATCATTCAGTTTTTAAATTAGATTAGATCGGTTAGACTTTACgctaaaaaaaattcataaattcAATCTAAACTAATTCAATCACATTTTAATTACTTTGTTTAGTTTAtttcagtaaaaaaaaaaatcacattttaattagtttcagtatatttttttattaaacctGAATCAATCTGATTTGATTACtcactaattaaatttattagagATTATGTTGCTTAAGCTTTTAAGGTAAATGATTTTATGACATATTTATATTTTGCCTCAGCAGTAACATACCCAAAAAACTTTAATTATAAggacaaaaatatactaaaataaatttttctaaatattgatatatttatattttaaaactaaaattatatatataaacaccTAAAAAACTAgacatatatatatgtataaactCAAAAGtacattaatttaaaataataaaaaattaattaaaatagttttctctttttattttaaaataattaaacattgtattttatatattttttaaatttaattttgatatattaccaattaaataatattaattaataaatagataatatttattttatcttaaccaatttttttaaaaaaaactaacaatTTCACTTATGgctaaaaaattaagttttaacttagtaattaattatttggttagttttaaaaaatatattatcaatatttattaatgttaaatttgtttatttatttatttttagttttgatACTTATAAcaagataaatattattttatgttatatttaataatataaaaattttttagtataaattttAACGGGGATAAAGATAATATAATAATGGGAGTAAAATATATTAAtctatattaatttatttttaaacttcTAAAATTACAATTTATTCAATTTGCCTTCCAAAATTTATAATAGTATATGACATTAGTCCCTAAATTGATGAATAGGCGTGTTGATTTTGCACATTAATTTGTTAAGATTTGGACTTTTCGCCTAAATTTTGTGACTAAAACCTACTAGAAGTTTGATTGGCTCTCTAACATCCTCACAAAAACGATAATAATAagttcaatttaaattttttgtggcTCTGAAAGTAACAATCAAGCTTCTAAAACtctaataaatatttattaatcaCATG
This window contains:
- the LOC130975767 gene encoding uncharacterized protein LOC130975767, producing MADEHSRAPSDVNPQEILAINEALKAENQRMAELLRQMEHNHAKGERKNAEQEEDNNEHSSETKQTTPKTTKTIVKRTNPFTKSVMNFKMPENLTLPSTLKPYNGIGDPNVHVTKFYTMMFMNKESDPILCRTFPTFLDGAALIWFSNLPEGSISSFDELADQFINHFAASKIYVHNSDYLSTIKQGPNESLKDYMTRFAEATNEIPNLNPEVHLHALKSGLRPGKFQESIVIAKPRTLAEFREKATTQIEVEELRALRRAEKPTQNREEDRRSRHPANRTDQRPFRLTPKFDTYTPFNTKREDIVKDILHSKLIKPPSRAGTYQDQRHVDKSKYCAFHQKHGHTTDDCVIAKDVLEKLARQGLLDKYVDTRSQRKNTESLGHQQKTIDNP